In Nitrospirota bacterium, the genomic stretch AACTTTGCCCGCATCAGAAGCTACCTATCCACAGCTCGTAAAAACGGCTGGAACCTCTTGCAATCCATTTCCCAGTCCCTGACAGGTCAACCGTACTTGCCTGAAATGCTTTTTCCTCCCTGACACTCCTGAGTAGTTACTCATTTTTTTACATTTATTGGCATTAGACAAGGTTTTCCCAAAAAGTTTACTTCATTTTTACGATAATTTTCATTTTAGTTATCCTGAAAACCTGGCGACAAAGTTTTATGAGACTGTGTTAATAGACCTATTCAAACATGAGCATTTGTTGACTTTTCACCAAATAAAGGCCATAATTTAGTCCGAAGGAGGTCACCTATGAATTTAAAGGAAACAATCAAACCGGTAACATACATGAAAACGAACGCGGCCGATATTTTATCTACCGTGTCCAAAACCCACCGCCCGATGATTATTACCCATAACGGCGAGGGCAAAATGGTAATTCAGGATATCGAATCATATCAAAACATGAAAGAGTCTCTAGACCTGTTAAAAATTGTCGCACTGGGGCGAAAATCGGTCGAACGCAAAAATGTCAAATCTGCCACCGAAGCATTCAAGATAATTGAAAAGAGAAAAAAACGTTATGCCTGACGGGCAGGTATTTGTCACATTTGACGCAATGAACGACCTCGATAATATCGTCGAATACATTGAAATTCACGACTCTTCAGAACGCGCGGATCAGATTTACAAACAGATTAAAAAAATCGTTCTCGGTCTGAAAACTATCCCAAGGCGGGGACGAATTGTCCCTGAACTAAAAGAGATTGGCATTTATGAATATCGGGAAATTTTCTTTAAACCCTATCGCATTCTTTACTTCATCATTGACAAAAGAGTCTTTGTCTTTGCGATTTTTGATGGACGACGCGATTTGCAGGAAGTTCTTCAACGGAGGTTACTTCAGTAAGAAAACCGATGCCCCCGAACCCCCCGTTCGGACTGGCAAAGCCAGATCCTCACTTACGATAGATGAAACAGGGAGTGGATTAATTCCTTCCAGGAAAAAGCATAAGCAGACTGCACACTGACCTGCTCCAACAGATGATTGACGGACGCGTGCATCATATTTAGAAAAGGATTCGGGTAGACACCAATATAAAAAACGAGAATGAGCAGGGGAACCAGAGTTGAAAGTTCCCTTAAGGTGATATCCGGAAGAAGGGAATTGCTTTCTTTCGTAATATTTCCAAAAAGGACCCTTTGAAGCATCCAGAGCATATAAACCGCGGCCCAGATTATTCCGAAGGTGGCAATCACCCCGATGAGCTTATTCGACAAA encodes the following:
- a CDS encoding type II toxin-antitoxin system Phd/YefM family antitoxin; amino-acid sequence: MNLKETIKPVTYMKTNAADILSTVSKTHRPMIITHNGEGKMVIQDIESYQNMKESLDLLKIVALGRKSVERKNVKSATEAFKIIEKRKKRYA
- a CDS encoding type II toxin-antitoxin system RelE/ParE family toxin, translating into MPDGQVFVTFDAMNDLDNIVEYIEIHDSSERADQIYKQIKKIVLGLKTIPRRGRIVPELKEIGIYEYREIFFKPYRILYFIIDKRVFVFAIFDGRRDLQEVLQRRLLQ